A genome region from Labilibaculum antarcticum includes the following:
- a CDS encoding peptidylprolyl isomerase — protein sequence MHNIFKKFNTLLALILIGVFSANAQDNMVDKVIAVVGNQVVLKSDVENRFLSFQAQGYTSGSVDLKTEIFEDLLIQQLMIAQAQVDSIEVTEQEVEDQLERKMDMYIQRIGSKEKLEQYFNKSIIDMKNDLRDDTRDERIKEKMQAEITKNIHITPAEIRAFHKTIPQDSLPTIPGELQIQQIVKYPKISENEKDRIRNKLREYRERVLSGDSFATLAVLYSEDPGSAQKGGELGYMPRANLVPEFANVAFNLKTDKVSKIVETEFGFHIIQLIDRKGERINVRHILLKPQIETEKRTASITKLDSIADLIREDKMDFTQAAYFFSDDEDTRNNGGLLVNPYTGTSKFERDNLPPAVAKVTNDLKLNEISSAFLDVTGGKDAYKVIKIKSETKAHKANLTDDWSIFENMLTSQKQQEILNKWIVEKQDKTYVHVDDSFKNAKFRFKGWIK from the coding sequence AGATAAGGTAATTGCTGTCGTTGGGAATCAAGTGGTTCTAAAATCGGATGTTGAAAACAGATTTTTAAGCTTCCAGGCTCAGGGATACACATCGGGCAGCGTTGATTTAAAGACTGAAATATTTGAAGACCTTTTGATTCAACAACTAATGATTGCCCAAGCACAAGTTGATAGTATCGAGGTAACAGAACAGGAAGTTGAAGATCAACTGGAACGTAAGATGGATATGTATATTCAACGTATTGGATCCAAGGAAAAACTAGAACAATATTTCAATAAAAGCATTATTGATATGAAAAACGATCTTCGTGATGATACCCGCGATGAACGTATTAAAGAAAAAATGCAGGCTGAAATCACAAAAAACATTCACATTACTCCTGCTGAAATCAGAGCATTTCACAAGACGATTCCTCAGGATAGCTTACCAACGATTCCAGGAGAACTTCAAATTCAACAAATTGTAAAATACCCGAAAATATCTGAGAATGAGAAAGACAGAATCAGAAACAAGTTAAGAGAATACCGTGAAAGAGTCTTAAGTGGAGATAGCTTTGCTACTTTAGCTGTACTATATTCCGAAGATCCAGGAAGTGCGCAAAAAGGAGGAGAACTAGGTTATATGCCTAGAGCTAATTTAGTTCCTGAATTTGCAAATGTTGCTTTTAATTTAAAAACCGACAAAGTTTCGAAAATTGTTGAAACCGAATTTGGATTTCATATTATTCAGCTAATAGATAGAAAAGGGGAACGCATTAATGTTCGACATATTCTTCTAAAACCTCAAATTGAAACTGAAAAAAGAACTGCATCAATAACTAAATTGGATAGTATTGCCGATTTAATTCGTGAAGATAAAATGGATTTTACTCAGGCTGCCTATTTTTTCTCTGATGATGAAGACACTAGAAATAATGGAGGATTACTTGTAAACCCTTATACCGGCACTTCAAAATTCGAAAGAGATAATCTTCCTCCTGCTGTAGCTAAAGTAACAAACGATCTAAAATTAAATGAAATATCTTCCGCTTTTCTCGATGTTACAGGAGGCAAAGATGCTTACAAAGTGATTAAAATTAAATCGGAGACAAAAGCGCATAAGGCCAATTTAACTGATGATTGGAGTATATTTGAAAATATGCTGACAAGTCAAAAGCAACAAGAAATCCTAAACAAATGGATCGTGGAGAAACAAGACAAGACCTACGTTCACGTTGACGACTCCTTTAAAAATGCTAAATTCCGATTCAAAGGCTGGATAAAGTAA
- a CDS encoding AAA family ATPase, which produces MNFTTEVEAANALQADYQKLTAEIRKKIYGQDEIIKKVLISIFSNGHCLLVGVPGLAKTLLVNTISQVLDLNYQRIQFTPDLMPSDIIGTEILNNERKFTFIKGPLFANILLADEINRTPPKTQSALLEAMQEQMVTVNGKSYQIKKPFFVLATQNPIEQEGTYPLPEAQLDRFMFSIYLDYPKIEDELAIVENTTSGKEIVLDKIMSADQILYYQKLIQKVPINRNVLEYAVHLAAKTRPNTEHSHKMANEYVNWGAGPRASQYLVIGAKTNALLSGKYSPDIEDVKEVAVSILRHRIIKNYKAEAEGISIEDIIQELLK; this is translated from the coding sequence ATGAATTTTACCACTGAAGTAGAAGCCGCAAATGCCCTGCAAGCAGATTACCAAAAACTAACTGCTGAAATCAGAAAAAAAATATATGGTCAGGATGAAATTATCAAAAAAGTATTAATATCCATTTTCAGCAATGGACATTGCTTACTTGTTGGCGTCCCTGGCTTAGCCAAAACCTTGCTGGTGAACACAATATCTCAGGTGCTGGATTTAAATTATCAAAGAATTCAGTTCACTCCCGATTTAATGCCTTCGGATATAATTGGAACTGAAATATTGAATAACGAAAGAAAATTCACTTTCATTAAAGGCCCTTTGTTTGCAAACATCCTTCTTGCTGATGAAATTAACAGGACTCCTCCTAAGACTCAATCAGCACTTTTGGAAGCTATGCAGGAACAAATGGTGACGGTAAACGGAAAATCTTATCAGATTAAAAAACCGTTTTTCGTGCTTGCGACCCAAAATCCAATCGAACAGGAAGGAACCTATCCACTTCCTGAAGCTCAACTGGATCGATTCATGTTTAGCATCTATCTTGATTATCCAAAAATTGAAGACGAACTGGCAATTGTAGAAAATACGACTTCTGGCAAAGAAATTGTACTTGATAAAATAATGTCGGCAGATCAGATACTGTATTATCAGAAATTGATTCAGAAAGTTCCAATTAATAGAAACGTATTGGAATATGCAGTACATTTAGCCGCCAAAACAAGACCAAACACAGAGCATTCTCATAAAATGGCGAATGAGTACGTAAACTGGGGAGCTGGACCAAGAGCATCGCAATATTTAGTGATAGGCGCTAAAACCAATGCCTTGCTATCCGGGAAATATTCTCCGGATATTGAGGATGTTAAGGAAGTTGCTGTGTCAATTCTTCGACACAGAATCATAAAGAATTACAAAGCTGAGGCTGAAGGAATCAGCATCGAAGATATTATACAAGAATTATTAAAGTAA
- a CDS encoding OstA-like protein — MISTANRYISILLTSIICLYNLSASAQKKSKVDIKNSDVVQFVRNSDPTLNKFLGNVFIVHGDIKMYCDSAYQYDKTNTLEAFGKVHIINADTVHIYGDYLKYYGNTKYAELRNNVKLKNKSVTVTTQFLDFDMTESVGYYFNGGKIVDADNILTSVVGRYYTKQEMLFFKDSVKAVTTDYTLYSDTLKYNTVSKVAFILGPTKIVGEKETLYSEDGWYNTESNISQFFKNTRLDTKSYQIKGDSIYLDRNNELARIFDNVELRDTANNLILKGNFLETFKNNEEALMTDSAVFIQYTEGDSLFLHSDTLKIDKDTAHFERIKAFHHVKFYRTDMQGICDSLVYTMQDSTIRLFNDPVIWAQGNQMVADTIGIETQNEAIRYLHFRGSSFLTAKEDTTFYNQIKGKNMLGHVKDNKLYKLDIKGNGETLYYPEDKGIIMGMNIAKSSNISILIENNKIDKIIFLKKPDGNMHPLFKIDEKMKFLKDFQWLEEYQPKSKEEIFIWKEYIPIRELNASPKKLIKKPIKKGTL; from the coding sequence ATGATTAGCACTGCTAACCGATACATATCTATACTACTCACAAGCATTATTTGCTTGTATAACCTTTCGGCATCTGCTCAAAAAAAATCAAAAGTAGATATCAAAAACTCAGACGTGGTTCAGTTTGTCAGAAACTCGGATCCGACTTTGAATAAATTCCTAGGCAATGTTTTTATTGTACATGGTGATATTAAAATGTATTGCGATAGTGCCTATCAATATGATAAAACAAACACGCTGGAAGCGTTTGGTAAGGTTCATATTATTAACGCCGACACCGTTCATATATATGGAGATTACCTAAAATATTATGGAAATACAAAATATGCTGAATTAAGAAATAACGTGAAACTGAAAAACAAATCGGTTACTGTTACTACACAATTTCTTGATTTTGACATGACCGAAAGTGTTGGATATTATTTTAACGGTGGTAAAATTGTCGATGCTGATAATATCTTAACCAGTGTTGTCGGAAGGTACTACACGAAGCAAGAAATGCTTTTTTTCAAGGATAGCGTTAAAGCTGTAACTACTGATTATACTTTATATTCGGATACACTAAAATACAACACGGTAAGCAAGGTTGCCTTTATTTTGGGTCCAACTAAAATTGTTGGAGAAAAGGAAACCCTGTATTCAGAAGATGGATGGTACAATACAGAATCAAATATCTCCCAGTTTTTTAAAAATACAAGGCTCGACACTAAATCGTATCAAATAAAAGGTGATAGTATTTATTTGGACAGGAACAATGAACTGGCACGTATCTTTGATAATGTAGAATTGCGCGACACCGCAAACAATTTGATATTAAAGGGCAATTTTCTTGAAACTTTTAAGAACAACGAAGAAGCGCTTATGACTGATTCAGCAGTCTTTATTCAGTATACCGAAGGCGATTCTCTCTTTCTTCATTCCGACACTCTTAAAATTGATAAAGACACAGCTCACTTTGAACGTATCAAGGCTTTTCATCATGTAAAATTTTATCGCACAGACATGCAGGGGATTTGTGATTCCTTGGTTTATACCATGCAGGATTCTACCATCAGATTATTCAACGATCCTGTTATTTGGGCACAAGGAAATCAAATGGTGGCTGATACAATTGGTATTGAAACTCAAAATGAAGCAATTCGTTACCTGCATTTTAGAGGTTCGTCCTTTTTAACAGCAAAAGAAGATACGACCTTTTACAATCAGATTAAAGGTAAAAACATGCTAGGACATGTTAAAGACAATAAGCTATACAAGCTTGATATCAAAGGAAATGGAGAGACTCTATACTATCCTGAAGACAAAGGGATAATTATGGGGATGAATATTGCTAAAAGCAGCAACATCAGTATTCTTATCGAGAATAATAAAATCGATAAAATCATCTTTCTAAAAAAGCCTGATGGCAATATGCATCCATTATTTAAAATAGATGAAAAAATGAAATTCCTTAAAGACTTTCAATGGTTGGAAGAATATCAACCTAAATCAAAGGAAGAAATATTTATTTGGAAAGAATACATCCCAATTAGAGAATTAAATGCTTCGCCAAAAAAACTAATAAAAAAGCCAATAAAAAAAGGGACTTTATAA
- a CDS encoding DUF2795 domain-containing protein — translation MYWTLELATKLEDAPWPASKDELIDYGIRSGAPLEVIENLQEIEEEGEIFESIEDIWPDYPSKGDFLFNEDEY, via the coding sequence ATGTACTGGACACTAGAATTAGCCACTAAATTAGAAGATGCACCTTGGCCTGCATCTAAAGACGAGTTAATTGATTATGGAATTCGTTCTGGAGCTCCGTTAGAAGTGATTGAAAACTTACAGGAAATAGAAGAAGAAGGTGAAATTTTTGAAAGTATTGAAGATATTTGGCCTGATTATCCAAGCAAAGGAGATTTTCTATTTAACGAAGATGAATATTAA
- a CDS encoding cob(I)yrinic acid a,c-diamide adenosyltransferase gives MDKFKVYTKTGDSGTTGLIGGTRVPKHHFRLEAYGTVDELNSYIGLIRSHDIEAKSKEILLQIQNKLFLIGSRLATDDEKSDMKEKLPIVEADILLLENEMDRMDKELAELNNFVLPGGSLANGFCHVARTVCRRAERRAIQLSKDVDVNPLLLKYLNRLSDYLFVLSRKVLLDVGVDEIKWKLDL, from the coding sequence ATGGATAAATTTAAAGTGTATACAAAAACAGGCGACTCAGGTACCACTGGTTTGATTGGTGGCACAAGAGTTCCAAAGCATCATTTTCGATTGGAAGCTTATGGCACTGTTGATGAATTAAATTCTTATATCGGATTGATTCGTTCGCATGATATTGAAGCTAAATCAAAAGAAATTTTACTGCAAATTCAAAATAAACTTTTCCTGATTGGTTCAAGATTGGCAACCGATGATGAAAAATCTGACATGAAAGAGAAATTGCCAATTGTGGAAGCCGATATTCTTTTATTGGAAAATGAGATGGATCGGATGGATAAAGAGTTAGCTGAACTTAATAATTTCGTGTTGCCCGGCGGTAGTTTGGCCAATGGATTTTGTCATGTTGCAAGAACAGTTTGCCGAAGAGCGGAACGCCGGGCCATTCAGTTATCAAAGGATGTTGATGTAAATCCACTCTTGTTGAAGTATTTAAATCGTCTATCTGATTATTTATTTGTTCTCTCACGTAAGGTTTTACTTGATGTTGGAGTAGATGAAATTAAATGGAAGCTTGACTTGTAA
- the recG gene encoding ATP-dependent DNA helicase RecG: MSELAGLDIKFLAGVGPKRAAILNKELSIYSYEDLLYHFPYKYIDRTKFYEISEIHSKLPYIQVRGEITSIEVIGEKRQQRLVAHFTDGKGVLELVWFKGIKYIKPSLKPNTEYIVFGKPSEFNRKINVVHPELEESEAKNGKLNASLQSFYLTTERMKSSFINSKAIHKLQENALQSLNGKIPETLPASLTKKIGLINLHEALTQIHFPSDTEVLKKATYRLKFEELFYIQLNILKMKMKRKVLYRGHQFTKIGANFNQFFQTKLPFELTNAQKRVIKEIRKDVGSGKQMNRLLQGDVGSGKTMVGLMCMLIGLDNGCQSCLMAPTEILATQHMESISEYLEGLDIKVALLTGSTKQKDRKIIHEQLLNGELHILIGTHALLEDIVQFNNLGLVIIDEQHRFGVAQRARLWKKNNVPPHILVMTATPIPRTLAMTLYGDLDVSVIDELPPGRKPIQTVHYFEKRRKQVYDFMKKQIDLGRQIYLVYPMIKESEKMDFKNLEEGYESVSEYFPSEKYSISKVHGKMKPAEKEAEMQRFAKGETQIMVATTVIEVGVNIPNASVMIIESTERFGLSQLHQLRGRVGRGAEQSYCILMSSYKISNESRKRIETMVRTNDGFEIAEVDLKLRGPGDIEGTQQSGISYDLKIANLGKDGQILQYARDIAQEILDNDPLLDKEENFTLAKQVKRLSKTKINWSVIS; encoded by the coding sequence ATGTCAGAATTAGCGGGACTCGATATTAAATTTTTAGCAGGTGTTGGCCCCAAAAGGGCTGCTATTCTCAATAAGGAATTATCCATTTACAGTTACGAAGATTTACTGTACCACTTCCCCTATAAATATATCGACAGAACTAAATTTTACGAAATCAGTGAAATTCATTCAAAACTGCCATATATTCAAGTAAGAGGTGAAATTACCAGTATCGAAGTAATTGGCGAAAAGCGCCAGCAACGGTTGGTGGCACATTTTACCGATGGGAAAGGCGTATTGGAACTAGTCTGGTTCAAGGGAATTAAATACATTAAGCCAAGTCTTAAACCCAACACAGAATATATTGTTTTTGGTAAACCTTCCGAATTCAATCGAAAAATAAATGTTGTTCACCCTGAACTTGAAGAGAGTGAGGCGAAAAATGGAAAATTGAATGCTTCGTTGCAATCTTTTTATCTGACTACCGAAAGGATGAAAAGTAGTTTTATCAATTCGAAAGCCATTCACAAACTTCAGGAAAATGCTTTGCAATCCTTGAATGGAAAAATACCGGAAACCCTACCTGCAAGCCTAACAAAAAAGATAGGATTAATAAATCTTCACGAAGCGCTTACACAGATTCATTTTCCGAGTGATACGGAAGTATTAAAAAAGGCCACCTACCGTTTAAAATTTGAAGAACTGTTTTACATTCAGCTAAACATTCTTAAAATGAAGATGAAGCGCAAGGTGCTTTATCGCGGTCATCAGTTCACTAAAATAGGTGCGAATTTCAATCAGTTTTTTCAAACCAAACTTCCCTTCGAACTTACCAATGCTCAAAAAAGGGTTATCAAAGAAATTCGAAAAGATGTGGGTAGCGGAAAACAAATGAATCGCCTTTTACAGGGAGATGTGGGCAGTGGCAAAACAATGGTTGGATTGATGTGTATGCTTATAGGACTTGACAATGGTTGTCAGTCTTGTTTGATGGCTCCCACTGAGATTTTAGCAACTCAACACATGGAATCCATTAGTGAATATTTAGAAGGTCTTGATATAAAAGTGGCTTTGCTTACCGGATCAACAAAACAGAAAGACCGCAAAATTATTCATGAACAACTACTAAATGGAGAGTTGCATATCTTGATTGGAACTCATGCGCTGTTAGAAGACATTGTTCAATTCAACAACCTGGGTTTAGTAATTATCGATGAACAACATCGATTTGGTGTTGCTCAGCGTGCGCGCTTGTGGAAAAAAAACAACGTCCCTCCTCACATTTTAGTGATGACTGCAACGCCTATTCCAAGAACACTTGCCATGACTCTTTATGGTGATTTGGACGTTTCTGTAATTGATGAGCTCCCTCCCGGACGAAAGCCGATACAAACGGTTCATTACTTTGAAAAAAGGAGAAAACAAGTGTACGACTTCATGAAAAAGCAGATTGATTTGGGGAGACAAATCTATTTGGTTTATCCAATGATTAAAGAATCTGAAAAAATGGATTTCAAAAATCTGGAAGAAGGATACGAAAGTGTTTCCGAATACTTCCCCTCTGAAAAATATAGCATCAGCAAGGTTCATGGAAAAATGAAACCGGCCGAAAAAGAAGCGGAAATGCAACGATTTGCCAAAGGAGAAACACAAATAATGGTAGCGACTACAGTTATTGAAGTTGGCGTTAATATTCCCAATGCTTCTGTAATGATTATTGAAAGCACCGAACGTTTTGGATTATCTCAGCTACACCAATTGAGAGGTCGCGTAGGACGTGGAGCCGAACAATCCTACTGCATTCTTATGTCTTCCTACAAAATCTCAAACGAATCGCGAAAGCGTATTGAAACAATGGTGCGCACGAACGATGGCTTTGAAATTGCTGAAGTAGATCTTAAACTTCGTGGCCCCGGAGATATTGAGGGAACTCAGCAAAGCGGAATCTCTTACGACCTGAAAATTGCCAATCTTGGCAAGGATGGTCAAATACTTCAATATGCAAGAGATATTGCTCAGGAAATACTCGACAATGATCCATTACTGGATAAGGAAGAAAACTTTACGCTCGCAAAACAGGTAAAACGACTTAGCAAAACAAAAATAAATTGGAGTGTTATCAGTTAA
- a CDS encoding SoxR reducing system RseC family protein: protein MQDPNKIDHEGTILEIEEGKITVGIVNVSACSACHAKGACSMSDMKDKSIDVIDYSNKFKVGEKVNLSYRESLGWLAMFLAYVLPFVLVVLALILATTITSNELISGISALAILLPYYIVLSFFKRHFKKTFSFTIEKIVNI, encoded by the coding sequence ATGCAAGATCCCAATAAAATTGATCACGAAGGGACTATCCTTGAAATAGAGGAGGGTAAGATTACGGTAGGCATTGTAAATGTCTCTGCCTGTTCTGCTTGTCATGCCAAAGGTGCTTGCTCCATGTCTGATATGAAAGACAAATCGATTGATGTTATTGATTACAGTAACAAATTTAAAGTTGGAGAAAAGGTAAACCTAAGCTATCGGGAATCCTTAGGATGGTTGGCTATGTTCCTTGCTTATGTGCTGCCATTTGTATTAGTAGTACTTGCCCTTATCCTTGCAACAACAATTACAAGCAATGAATTAATAAGTGGAATATCGGCATTAGCCATATTACTACCTTACTATATAGTTCTGTCCTTTTTCAAGAGACATTTTAAGAAAACTTTTTCATTTACAATCGAAAAAATCGTAAACATTTAA
- a CDS encoding Fe-S cluster domain-containing protein: MNIIVITILALCAIGVTAAIILFFVAQKFKVYEDPRIDEVEEALPAANCGGCGYPGCRAFAEALVKADDISKMNCPVGGNSVMSQVGSILGHEIKAAEPTVAVVRCNGTCENRPKTNQYDGAASCTIAASLYSGETGCQYGCLGLGECVDACNFDAMYMDKETGLPVIIEDKCVSCGACVAACPKDIIELRNKGPKSRRIFVSCVNKDKGGVAKKACSVACIGCGKCVKECPFDAITLENNLAYIDYSKCKLCRKCVLVCPTHAIHELNFPPRKEKPAEKPIAATVKPAAAPKAEAKTEEAPKVEPTANDETTENK, from the coding sequence ATGAACATTATAGTTATCACTATTCTGGCTTTGTGTGCTATTGGAGTAACAGCAGCAATTATTCTGTTTTTTGTAGCGCAAAAATTCAAAGTGTATGAAGATCCTCGCATCGACGAGGTAGAAGAAGCATTACCTGCCGCGAATTGTGGCGGTTGTGGTTATCCTGGATGTAGGGCATTTGCCGAAGCATTGGTAAAAGCTGACGACATTTCAAAAATGAACTGCCCGGTGGGTGGGAATTCTGTGATGTCGCAAGTTGGATCTATTCTTGGACATGAAATAAAAGCAGCCGAACCTACTGTTGCAGTTGTTCGTTGTAACGGAACTTGCGAAAACAGACCTAAAACCAATCAGTATGATGGTGCAGCGTCTTGTACAATTGCAGCTTCTCTTTACAGCGGTGAAACAGGATGCCAGTATGGTTGTTTAGGCTTAGGTGAGTGTGTTGATGCCTGTAATTTCGATGCCATGTATATGGATAAGGAAACAGGTCTTCCTGTTATTATCGAAGACAAATGTGTTTCTTGTGGTGCATGTGTTGCAGCTTGTCCTAAAGACATTATTGAGCTTCGTAACAAAGGGCCAAAAAGTCGACGAATCTTTGTGTCTTGTGTAAATAAGGACAAAGGTGGTGTAGCTAAAAAAGCTTGTAGCGTTGCCTGTATTGGTTGTGGCAAGTGTGTTAAGGAATGTCCTTTTGATGCCATCACTTTGGAAAACAACCTTGCTTACATCGACTACAGCAAATGTAAACTTTGCCGAAAGTGTGTACTTGTTTGCCCAACGCATGCTATTCACGAGTTGAATTTTCCACCTCGTAAAGAAAAGCCTGCCGAAAAGCCGATTGCCGCAACGGTAAAACCTGCTGCAGCACCAAAAGCTGAGGCTAAGACAGAAGAGGCTCCGAAAGTAGAGCCAACTGCAAATGACGAAACAACTGAGAACAAATAA
- the rsxC gene encoding electron transport complex subunit RsxC encodes MLKTFSLGGIHPAENKLSANSAIQVLPIPEIVSIPISQHIGAPATPIVKKGDEVKVGQLIAKSSGFVSANIHSSVSGTVFKVDEIIDASSFRRTCVIIKVDGDEWMETIDRSKDLVKEISASKEEIVKKIAEAGIVGLGGATFPAHVKLSVPPGKTADVLIINAVECEPYLTSDHRVMLEKGDEVLVGTQVLMKALGVDKAIIGIENNKPDAIAHLTKLAANYQGIEICPLKTQYPQGGEKQLISATIKREIPSGALPIEVGAVVQNVGTALAVYEAVQKNKPLFERVATITGKSLKNPSNWLFRIGTPVKDLVDAAGGLPEDTGKIIGGGPMMGKALTTIDVPLTKGSSGLLLIPREEAARKEAKPCIRCGKCVSVCPMGLEPFLLMVLADKKEYERLESDAVMDCIECGSCSFTCPANRPLLDYIRLGKGKVGQIMRSRK; translated from the coding sequence GTGTTAAAAACATTCTCATTAGGAGGTATTCATCCTGCCGAAAACAAATTGTCGGCAAACAGCGCAATCCAGGTATTGCCAATACCCGAAATAGTAAGTATTCCAATTTCTCAACATATTGGTGCTCCGGCTACTCCGATCGTTAAAAAGGGCGACGAAGTTAAAGTAGGACAATTAATCGCTAAATCATCAGGATTTGTATCTGCAAACATCCACTCTTCCGTTTCAGGAACTGTGTTTAAAGTAGATGAGATTATTGATGCAAGTAGTTTCCGCAGAACATGTGTCATCATTAAAGTTGATGGCGATGAATGGATGGAAACAATTGATCGCAGCAAAGATTTGGTAAAAGAAATCAGCGCAAGCAAGGAAGAAATTGTAAAAAAAATAGCCGAAGCTGGAATTGTTGGTTTAGGTGGAGCAACCTTCCCTGCTCATGTAAAACTATCGGTTCCTCCGGGAAAAACTGCCGACGTTTTAATCATTAACGCAGTGGAATGCGAACCTTACCTTACCTCTGACCACCGGGTTATGCTCGAAAAAGGGGATGAAGTATTGGTTGGAACCCAGGTTTTAATGAAAGCCTTAGGTGTTGATAAAGCCATTATTGGCATTGAAAACAACAAACCTGATGCAATAGCTCATTTGACAAAACTTGCTGCAAATTATCAGGGAATTGAAATTTGCCCGTTAAAAACACAATACCCTCAAGGTGGTGAGAAACAATTAATTTCGGCTACAATAAAACGTGAAATTCCATCGGGAGCTCTTCCTATTGAAGTAGGTGCAGTGGTTCAAAACGTTGGAACAGCACTTGCTGTTTACGAAGCTGTTCAGAAAAACAAACCTCTTTTCGAACGGGTAGCAACCATTACCGGGAAATCATTAAAAAATCCTTCAAACTGGCTATTCCGAATAGGAACTCCTGTTAAAGATTTGGTTGATGCTGCCGGAGGATTACCTGAAGATACAGGTAAAATAATAGGCGGTGGTCCGATGATGGGAAAAGCATTAACAACAATTGATGTTCCTTTAACCAAAGGAAGCTCAGGCTTATTACTTATACCTCGCGAAGAAGCTGCCCGTAAAGAAGCTAAGCCTTGTATTCGTTGTGGCAAATGTGTTTCTGTTTGTCCTATGGGACTTGAACCATTCTTACTAATGGTTTTGGCCGACAAAAAAGAATACGAGCGTTTGGAAAGCGATGCTGTTATGGATTGTATTGAGTGTGGCTCTTGTAGTTTTACTTGTCCTGCAAACCGTCCATTATTGGATTACATCCGATTAGGAAAAGGTAAAGTTGGACAAATCATGAGATCAAGAAAATAA
- a CDS encoding RnfABCDGE type electron transport complex subunit D, which translates to MNTKVLIAPSPHVHSGDSIQKNMYGVVFAMLPALIFSFVYFGMGAIIVTLTAVASCYLFEFLITKYLLKKVPTITDGSALITGILLAFNVPANLPIWIILIGALVAIGIGKMTFGGLGNNVFNPALVGRVFLLISFPVQMTSWPKALGFNTSYLDAETGATPLAIIKEGLKNGEPLSQLMHDVPSNLDLLMGNMGGSMGEVAGAALLLGLAYMLFKKIITWHIPVAVLGTVAVFSGILHMANPEAYAGPLFHLLTGGLLLGAIFMATDYVTSPMSNKGMLIYGIGIGFLTVIIRVFGAYPEGVSFAILIMNAFVPLINVYVKPKRFGEKRK; encoded by the coding sequence ATGAACACCAAAGTACTAATCGCCCCGTCTCCACACGTTCATAGTGGAGATTCCATACAAAAGAACATGTATGGAGTGGTATTTGCGATGCTTCCGGCACTTATTTTTTCGTTCGTTTACTTTGGCATGGGTGCAATTATTGTCACCCTAACTGCCGTAGCATCTTGTTATCTTTTCGAATTTTTAATTACGAAATACCTGCTTAAAAAAGTTCCAACCATTACCGATGGTTCTGCATTAATCACAGGTATTCTGTTGGCCTTTAACGTGCCAGCCAACCTACCTATCTGGATTATTCTGATTGGAGCTTTGGTTGCTATTGGTATTGGCAAAATGACATTCGGAGGTTTAGGAAACAATGTATTTAACCCGGCTTTAGTAGGTCGTGTATTTCTATTGATTTCCTTCCCGGTTCAAATGACCAGCTGGCCAAAAGCTTTAGGCTTCAACACATCCTATTTAGATGCAGAAACCGGTGCTACGCCATTGGCTATTATTAAAGAAGGATTAAAAAACGGGGAACCATTGTCTCAATTAATGCACGACGTACCCAGTAATCTGGATTTACTAATGGGAAACATGGGTGGATCTATGGGGGAAGTTGCCGGTGCTGCTTTACTTCTTGGTTTGGCTTACATGCTATTCAAAAAGATCATTACCTGGCACATTCCTGTTGCTGTACTTGGAACAGTAGCTGTTTTTAGCGGTATTCTTCACATGGCTAATCCTGAAGCATATGCTGGTCCGTTATTTCATCTTCTTACAGGAGGTTTATTACTAGGTGCTATTTTTATGGCAACCGACTATGTTACCTCTCCTATGTCGAACAAAGGAATGTTAATATATGGTATTGGAATCGGCTTTCTAACTGTAATCATCCGTGTATTCGGAGCTTATCCAGAAGGAGTTTCATTTGCAATTCTTATTATGAATGCATTTGTACCACTCATTAATGTGTATGTTAAACCTAAACGTTTCGGCGAAAAAAGGAAATAA